In Polaribacter pacificus, the genomic window TCAGCAGAAGCAACCAAATCCATTGCTCCTCCCATACCTTTTACCATTCTATTAGGAATCTTCCAGTTGGCGATATCTCCATTTTCTGCAACTTCCATAGCTCCTAATACCGTTAATTGTACATGTTGACCTCGAATCATTGCAAAGCTCATTGCAGAATCAAATAATGAACCTCCGTTTAAAATTGTTACTGTTTGCTTTCCGGCATTAATCAAATCAGCATCTTCAGTTCCTTCAATTGGAAACGGTCCCATACCCAACAAACCATTTTCTGACTGAAATTCTACTTCAATACCTTTTGGAATATAGTTTGCAACTAAGGTCGGAATTCCGATTCCTAAGTTTACATACCATTTATCTTGTATTTCTTGCGCTATTCTTTGCGCGATCTGTTCTTTATTTAAAGCCATTTTCTAAGATTTAGGAGTTACCGTACGTTGTTCAATTCTCTTTTCATAATCTTTCCCTTGAAAAATACGTTGTACAAAAATACCTGGGGTATGAATTTGGTTAGGATCTAACTCTCCAACTTCTACCAATTCTTCAACCTCTGCAACTGTTATTTTTCCTGCCATCGCCATCATTGGATTAAAATTACGAGCAGTTCCTTTAAAAATTAAGTTCCCTGCAGTATCTCCTTTCCAAGCTTTTACAAAGGCAAAATCTGGATCAAATGCTTGTTCTAGCACATACATTTTACCATTAAACTCTCTGGTTTCTTTTCCTTCTGCTACTTCGGTTCCATAACCTGCTGGCGTATAAAATGCTGGTATTCCAGCACCGGTTGCTCTACAACGCTCTGCTAAAGTCCCTTGAGGAATTAAATCTACTTCCAGCTCTCCCGATAACATTTGTCTTTCAAACTCATCATTTTCTCCCACATAAGAAGAAATCATTTTTTTAATTTGACGCTTGTGTAATAACAAGCCTAATCCAAAATCATCAACACCAGCATTGTTAGAAATACAAGTTAATTCTGTGGTTCCTAATCGGACAAGTTCTGTAATACAATTCTCTGGAATTCCGCAAAGACCAAAACCACCTAACATAAATGTCATTCCGTTCTCAACTCCATCCAAAGCTTCTGTTACGTTTTTTACTACTTTATTTATCATTTTTATGGGATTAAAAATCTATATCTCCTTTTTTAATAACCGGTTTGTCGGTCTCTTCTTTATCCTTGTTTACAGGTGTATCTCCACAATCTAATCGAATAGAAATAGGATCTTCTGGTTTTTCAAAATCATCTTTACTGATGTTTAATGAAGGGTCTGCATAACACTTTCTCATAAAAATAGCCCAAGACGGTAAGGACATGGTAGCCCCCTGACCTTGAGTTATGTATTTAAAATGAATGGCATTATCTTCTCCTCCTGTCCAAACTCCAGTTGCCAAATTAGGAACAACCCCCATAAACCAACCATCTGTATGGTTTTGTGTGGTTCCTGTTTTTCCTGCAATTGGATTGTCAAAGCCATAAGGATATCCGGTAACAAAGCCCGGTCTAGCAGAAGTTGTTCTCAATCGAATACCTGAGCCAGCAGTGGTTACACCTTTTAACAAATCTAAAACCACATAGGCAGATTCTTCACTTAACACTTCTTTGGTTTGTGGAGTAAACTGATCTAAAACAGTTCCGTTTTTATCTTCTATACGCATCAACATCATCGGCTCTACACGCAGTCCTTTATTGGCAAACATGCCATAAGCACTTACCATTTCGAATAAAGACAACTCGACAGTACCTAAAGCTATGGATGGTGCTTCTGGGATACCTCTGGTTGCTCCAGTTGCTGTTTTTGCTAAGTTGGCCACATTTCTTGGCCCAACCATATCAATCAATCGTGCAGAAAGAACATTCACCGATTTGGCCAATCCTTCCTTTAAGCTGATTACTCCTCCGTATTCATCACCAGAATTTTTAGGTGTCCAAGGCTCTGGAATACCATATTTTCCTTTGGGAATTGTATATGGTATGTTTGGATACGTATCGCAAGGAGATAGCTTTAATTGATTGATTGCGGTAGCATATACAAAAGGCTTAAAGGTAGAACCTACTTGTCTTCTTCCTTGTTCTACGTGATCGTATTTAAAGTGTTTATTATTGATACCTCCAACCCATGCTTTAATATGACCTGTTTGTGGCTCCATCGATAACAAACCAGAATGTAAAAAATACTTGTAGTATCTAATAGAATCTGCTGGAGACATTAGGGTATCTTGATCGCCTTTCCATGAAAAAATTCTCATTTGTCTTTTGCGCTTAAAAGATGCTCTAATCTCTTTTTCAGAAACTCCATTTGACTTCATATTTCTCCAACGGTCAGAGTTTTTCATGGCCCGTTCTAAAATCATAGTAATTTGATCAGATTCTAAATCGTAAAAAGGAGCTGTTCTGTTGCTCTTTTGTTCCTTAAAGAAATAATCTTGAAGATTGCCAATATGTTCTTTAACCGCTTCTTCTGCATACTGCTGCATTCTTGAGTCAATGGTTACATAAATCTTTAAACCATCTCGGTAAATATCGTAGGTTTCTCCATTTGGTTTTGGATTTGCTTTTACCCAACCTTTTAAATAATCACGTAAATGCTCTCTAAAGTAGGTGGCATACCCATCACTATGACTTTCTGGAGTATAATTAATCTCTAAAGGAAGTGCTTG contains:
- a CDS encoding 3-oxoacid CoA-transferase subunit B produces the protein MALNKEQIAQRIAQEIQDKWYVNLGIGIPTLVANYIPKGIEVEFQSENGLLGMGPFPIEGTEDADLINAGKQTVTILNGGSLFDSAMSFAMIRGQHVQLTVLGAMEVAENGDIANWKIPNRMVKGMGGAMDLVASAENIIVAMMHTNKKGESKILKQCTLPLTGVGCVKKVVTNLAVLEIKNGAFHLLERAPGVSIEEIQKATEATLVIDGEVPEMKF
- a CDS encoding CoA transferase subunit A, coding for MINKVVKNVTEALDGVENGMTFMLGGFGLCGIPENCITELVRLGTTELTCISNNAGVDDFGLGLLLHKRQIKKMISSYVGENDEFERQMLSGELEVDLIPQGTLAERCRATGAGIPAFYTPAGYGTEVAEGKETREFNGKMYVLEQAFDPDFAFVKAWKGDTAGNLIFKGTARNFNPMMAMAGKITVAEVEELVEVGELDPNQIHTPGIFVQRIFQGKDYEKRIEQRTVTPKS
- a CDS encoding penicillin-binding protein 1A, which translates into the protein MTEKTTPNFKKYIKWFWLLCAGGFASILLLFLLASWGVFGDLPTFEELENPENNLASEIISSDGKTLGTYAIENRKPIRFNDLPDNLVNALIATEDERFFDHSGIDFRGLARAVVKLGKGGGASTITQQLAKNLFTKRASGNTAKRIIQKIKEWVVSIKLERQYTKEEIIAMYLNTQDFIFNAVGIRSASRIYFGKEPLELKIEESAVLVAMLKNPRQYNPNREISKNKSFQRRNVVFSQLSKNGFITEQEKDSLQALPLEINYTPESHSDGYATYFREHLRDYLKGWVKANPKPNGETYDIYRDGLKIYVTIDSRMQQYAEEAVKEHIGNLQDYFFKEQKSNRTAPFYDLESDQITMILERAMKNSDRWRNMKSNGVSEKEIRASFKRKRQMRIFSWKGDQDTLMSPADSIRYYKYFLHSGLLSMEPQTGHIKAWVGGINNKHFKYDHVEQGRRQVGSTFKPFVYATAINQLKLSPCDTYPNIPYTIPKGKYGIPEPWTPKNSGDEYGGVISLKEGLAKSVNVLSARLIDMVGPRNVANLAKTATGATRGIPEAPSIALGTVELSLFEMVSAYGMFANKGLRVEPMMLMRIEDKNGTVLDQFTPQTKEVLSEESAYVVLDLLKGVTTAGSGIRLRTTSARPGFVTGYPYGFDNPIAGKTGTTQNHTDGWFMGVVPNLATGVWTGGEDNAIHFKYITQGQGATMSLPSWAIFMRKCYADPSLNISKDDFEKPEDPISIRLDCGDTPVNKDKEETDKPVIKKGDIDF